The following proteins are encoded in a genomic region of Corylus avellana chromosome ca4, CavTom2PMs-1.0:
- the LOC132179516 gene encoding uncharacterized protein LOC132179516, which produces MDKSWMTKSRGTREYRDGCRSFVDYAIRNCTIPDGLIYCPCKACRLSQRHLPGVVLAHLTGGKGIITTYKDWIYHGERPVRGQLEGSNSNCPATYAGPTQDTQPVDPARRPLDKNQVRVISINPDDGSEVFEVIDIKPLNKLWGLPGGKRMVCEYNLSWQPVGQSASKFSRMTGKIIRSGTYVRICDDWMKVTERTKEDIWDALMKHFYVPPESNIMAVKRNAFKDMGSKLKTWRHELKQELNIKPGDTPEIVRARVRDQRISKYDRMDIEIMLNKWCDKKNQECATYMKRLRSMNNTPHCTGSKSFARVTHEETIDTGTPPTRAQSYIKTHKNKDDQYPNDVVKKRCERMEELIPTDPAASSSMTEGTVRWAPNDAYAQAHGNKPEYAGRVRQVGPYILPVRGNIHSYYTPSQARSQNPVNSTVAEMIEMTPEAEREQHRAQMDMALAARDAQMAEQVAEQIVGREAQMVTQLAENDAQMAAKDASFAAMVEERFRPLKAMFEERFRQLEAMFQLRAASEVTRHNTIVSDTESTTRLIVRSSVGSASAGAEKSLSEDDIDLD; this is translated from the exons atggacaagagttggatgacaaagtctaggggtacgagggaatacagagatgGTTGTCGATCGTTCGTTGACTACGCAATTAGGAATTGTACAATTCCTGATGGATTAATTTACTGCCCATGTAAGGCGTGTCGCCTTAGCCAACGCCATCTGCCAGGTGTGGTACTCGCCCACTTGACAGGTGGGAAAGGAATAATTACTACATATAAAGACTGGATTTATCATGGTGAGAGGCCTGTACGGGGTCAACTTGAAGGCTCTAATTCAAATTGCCCGGCCACATATGCGGGTCCCACGCAGGACACGCAGCCCGTTGACCCTGCTCGACGACCATTGGACAAAAATCAAGTCCGGGTTATAA GTATCAATCCTGATGATGGAAGTGAAGTATTTGAGGTGATTGACATCAAGCCTTTGAACAAGTTGTGGGGGCTCCCTGGCGGGAAAAGGATGGTGTGCGAGTATAACCTCTCGTGGCAACCCGTCGGACAAAGCGCGTCGAAGTTTAGCCGGATGACAGGAAAGATTATCCGGAGTGGCACTTATGTTAGGATATGCGACGACTGGATGAAGGTAACAGAGCGTACGAAAGAGGATATATGGGATGCGTTGATG AAGCACTTCTACGTCCCGCCTGAGTCAAATATCATGGCCGTAAAACGGAACGCGTTTAAGGATATGGGCTCCAAGCTGAAGACTTGGAGACACGAATTAAAACAAGAACTTAACATTAAGCCAGGCGATACTCCTGAGATAGTGAGGGCGAGGGTTAGGGACCAAAGGATTTCTAAGTATGACAGAATGGACATAGAAATTATGTTGAATAAATGGTGTGATAAGAAGAATCAA GAGTGTGCTACATATATGAAGCGACTGCGATCAATGAACAACACGCCACACTGCACCGGCTCGAAGAGCTTTGCTAGGGTGACACATGAAGAA ACCATAGATACGGGCACTCCTCCTACACGAGCGCAGTCTTACATTAAGACACATAAAAATAAGGACGATCAATATCCAAATGATGTGGTCAAGAAGAGATGT GAGAGGATGGAGGAGCTAATACCGACTGACCCTGCTGCATCGTCGAGCATGACCGAGGGGACTGTACGGTGGGCACCTAACGACGCGTATGCCCAGGCGCACGGCAACAAGCCTGAGTATGCTGGCAGAGTTCGACAAGTTGGTCCATATATTCTACCAGTGCGGGGCAACATACATTCGTATTATACACCGTCTCAAGCACGGTCGCAGAACCCCGTGAACTCAACGGTCGCAGAAATGATAGAAATGACACCTGAAGCTGAAAGGGAGCAGCATAGGGCACAAATGGATATGGCGTTAGCTGCAAGAGATGCTCAGATGGCAGAGCAGGTTGCTGAGCAGATTGTTGGAAGGGAGGCTCAGATGGTGACGCAGCTTGCAGAAAATGATGCTCAGATGGCAGCAAAAGATGCGTCTTTTGCTGCCATGGTTGAGGAGCGTTTTCGACCGCTTAAGGCCATGTTTGAGGAGCGTTTTCGACAGCTTGAGGCCATGTTTCAGTTGAGGGCCGCGTCCGAGGTGACTCGTCATAATACGATTGTGTCGGACACAGAGTCCACAACCCGTTTGATAGTGAGGTCCTCAGTAGGGAGTGCATCAG CTGGTGCGGAGAAGTCGTTAAGTGAGGATGATATTGACTTGGATTGA
- the LOC132178171 gene encoding LOW QUALITY PROTEIN: protein TUNICAMYCIN INDUCED 1 (The sequence of the model RefSeq protein was modified relative to this genomic sequence to represent the inferred CDS: substituted 2 bases at 2 genomic stop codons), translating to MAAHSLSSRSLFLSLLLAIQTASSLALLSSPDLNPPYPKAILQXXDLKEAIVKGLGFQGEDLKVSGFDVRDAQVGHSVAYEFDVEIDNKVHPFRLLEDVNRWDYVDLPIFRPVGDENGLIESRKSDHGLPVLAPFQLAGPMELWIQDAKDMRLSLPHDVDAGVLKKVILADGAVVTVKGARSVSLRHPLDLPLPLNRTQNGFASGLLALAERLRHTSRTQGAPLLSLRIVGATSLSSPTSSSPSSTNRLRLKRLAPGLVELSSPSKALSTVSLQEESTTLLTPSHFTTMWPLPSINGSNSNLLGFETLLASVLGPKANKKGSFRLLKADVLAQTFVKIGFGVEKKLKQGDGIDLEGYPQWRTKPETVRMHFEVLAKVDGEKVVPERIMQVNPVTVEDTVAQNLVVGNVTMSTTPIVHPPPDPFAL from the exons ATGGCcgctcactctctctcttcccgATCCCTCTTCCTATCACTGCTTCTCGCGATCCAAACAGCGTCGTCCCTGGCTCTTCTTTCCTCGCCGGATCTCAATCCTCCATACCCCAAAGCCATTCTGCAGTAATGA gaTCTGAAGGAAGCGATCGTGAAGGGACTGGGGTTTCAGGGGGAGGATTTAAAGGTTTCGGGGTTCGATGTGAGGGACGCGCAGGTGGGGCATTCGGTGGCCTACGAGTTCGACGTGGAGATCGACAACAAGGTCCACCCCTTCAGGCTCTTGGAGGACGTCAACCGTTGGGACTACGTGGATTTGCCGATATTCCGACCCGTGGGGGACGAGAACGGGTTGATAGAGAGTCGGAAATCCGATCACGGGTTGCCGGTTCTGGCTCCGTTTCAGTTGGCCGGACCCATGGAGCTCTGGATCCAGGATGCCAAAGATATGCGTCTGTCGCTACCG CATGATGTGGATGCCGGTGTCTTGAAGAAGGTGATTTTAGCTGATGGTGCAGTTGTTACTGTCAAGGGTGCAAGATCAGTTAGCCTTCGTCACCCGCTTGATCTCCCACTCCCATTGAACCGAACCCAAAATGGATTTGCATCTGGTCTTCTAGCCTTGGCCGAACGGCTCCGCCACACTTCCCGCACTCAAGGTGCTCCGCTCCTCTCCCTTCGCATTGTTGGTGCTACGTCTCTCTCAAGCCCCACCTCATCGTCCCCCTCCTCCACTAACAGACTCAGGCTGAAGCGCCTTGCACCAGGGCTTGTGGAGTTATCCTCACCATCAAAGGCCCTTTCCACTGTTTCTCTGCAAGAAGAATCGACCACCCTTCTCACGCCAAGTCATTTCACCACAATGTGGCCTCTTCCATCCATCAATGGCTCGAACTCAAACTTGCTTGGTTTTGAGACACTGCTCGCTTCTGTGCTGGGTCCCAAGGCTAACAAGAAAGGTTCCTTCCGGCTATTGAAGGCCGACGTATTGGCGCAGACATTTGTAAAGATAGGTTTTGGGGTTGAGAAGAAGTTGAAACAAGGAGATGGGATTGATTTGGAGGGTTATCCCCAGTGGAGGACAAAGCCAGAAACAGTTAGAATGCATTTTGAGGTTCTGGCAAAGGTTGATGGTGAGAAGGTTGTTCCAGAGAGAATCATGCAAGTTAACCCTGTTACTGTGGAGGATACGGTGGCACAAAATCTGGTTGTGGGGAATGTGACAATGTCGACGACCCCTATTGTTCACCCTCCCCCCGACCCTTTTGCCTTGTGA